From Homalodisca vitripennis isolate AUS2020 chromosome 1, UT_GWSS_2.1, whole genome shotgun sequence, the proteins below share one genomic window:
- the LOC124357223 gene encoding uncharacterized protein LOC124357223, with protein MVLGTERYSEDPARVAVSSPEEDLSEQDVTAEHANAKGQQKQDISRMPFLTELSESCCSVAAKTRRLAYLTLLVLYFTILLTHYLVLQIFAAVLIGELTLSHGFWYYSSSSANAEKKLPAPPGFTVRSEPYNSWPMAPAQYQSDSNPHMTVALPVAVPYQPQMGPMPPTMQGTLHNVQLVPCLCPVSSEPMPTQQSSAGVSYSQMQQQPPPSGSGNP; from the exons ATGGTTCTGGGAACTGAGCGATACAGTGAGGACCCCGCGAGGGTTGCAGTATCTTCGCCAGAGGAGGATCTCTCCGAGCAGGACGTTACTGCTGAGCACGCGAACGCCAAAGGACAACAGAAACAA gacatctcaagaatgccATTTCTCACGGAACTCAGCGAATCCTGTTGCAGTGTTGCAGCGAAGACACGTCGTTTGGCGTACTTAACATTGCTTGTtctttactttacaatattattaacccACTATCTCGTATTGCAGATATTCGCTGCAGTGCTGATAGGAGAGTTGACGCTCAGCCATGGCTTCTGGTACTACTCGAGTAGCAGTGCGAACGCTGAAAAGAAATT ACCTGCACCACCAGGCTTCACGGTTAGATCGGAGCCCTACAACTCTTGGCCTATGGCACCTGCCCAGTACCAGTCTGACAGCAATCCTCACATGACGGTGGCTCTACCAGTCGCTGTGCCTTACCAACCTCAG ATGGGTCCGATGCCGCCAACGATGCAAGGCACCTTACACAACGTGCAGCTCGTCCCTTGCCTCTGCCCCGTCAGCAGCGAGCCCATGCCCACTCAGCAGTCGTCAGCAGGCGTCAGCTACTCGCAGATGCAGCAGCAGCCGCCTCCCTCAGGATCCGGCAACCCCTAA